tcaggtttttaatgCAACCCATTGCCACcagaatagatatttgtattaaaataacgaatgtgaagcaagaggttgttttggttaccaacttgaaaaaggtgacagtgattttaaaagtgacgacagtgattttaaaagtgacgacagtgattttaaaagtgactattctgacgacaacttcgtgtggtaggacccccagcACATGTAATAGTGATtgtaatagaaatataatataatattgtgtgTAACTGTAAATAGCTAAAATACTATTGCTATTTAGTTGCGTGTAATTACTGTCAtgctattttatatttaaaattttctgtTTATAATTTATCGTTATTAcatttgtgttattattatcaaGTTAGGCTAGATCAGGGGTGTGCAACAGGCGGCCCGTGGGCCACAATCCGGCTCACAGGCTAAGATATTGTGGCTCTTGCATTGCGGTCTTGGTGCTTTAGAGTAGTAAACAAACTCTCATTCACCTAGCGCCTACGGAATAGCCATGAGATCATCATCGCATTAATGACAATATAATAGCTTATTTAGTGATGCTTGTTTATATAACCTATATAATTTATGCTTGTAGATTGCACTGATGCTGCCTATGAATCAAATTGACCATTTAAATCCTCTTTTGTGTATTTTTAGCTAAGCTAGAAAGATTCATAGCTCTTGTATTGCCattttgcaataaattgtatttttgtttatgttatagcCAACAATATATAAACTGCTGATTTGTACTAAGCCATTTTATACCAAGCTACTCTGCTAGTTGGCAGCatgtagttttttaatatttacactTTATCAACAGTCATAGCTTGACATACATGTGATCAAGTCATTTTACTGCCTTACCTGGGTAGAAGGCCAAAGAAGTATGCgatttatattattagcaatCATCCATGTAATTGTTGTAGCATTTGCAtattatagaataattatatattttattgattttatattgcTTAAAATTGTGCAAATTGCTTACTTATATAAGCTTATATAAACCCAtgtcaaaatgttttatgtcattatgttatgcttttattttagttttcatggTTTGGGTtccaaataaacaatataaaccTGACTCAGTTGGACTCAGTTCTTTAACCCCGTAAGGACAGTACActctttattgataaaataagaTTGGGAAAGATTATTACTGGTAAGTGCTAACTAAAATGAAGATAATTTTTTTGGGTAAGTTGAACATTCTGGGCTAGATTTTTCCtccaatatatttttattatgatattttaaaaatattttcttcaacttatatcccaaatttaaatgaaatttattgACTCTACCCAGTTCTGTGTCAGCTGATTGTACTCATTAAAGCTTTTTTTTGATGCATTAAAGCATTTTTGCGATGGTAATATAACAGTCAAGgaaatttgttttttgtagctaaACATGTCTGCTACTGAGAAAAGAAAAGTTGACGTTGAAGGAAAAGTTTTCAATAAAGATTGGAGTAGCAAGTATTTTGTTGTTGAGCCCAACAAAGGTGTTATATGTGTAATCTGCCAAGCTACAATTGCTGTCTTAAAGGAATACAACATCAAACGACATTACACATCAATACATTCAGCCTCGTACGATACCTTGTTAGCCCAATATAGATTAGACAAGCTGGAACAGATGACCGCGGCAATTAAGAAGCAACAAGGGATGTTTACTTCATATAAGAAAGAATCTGAGCTTGTAACCAAGCTTGGCTTCAAAGTCTGTGAGTTACTTGCAGAAAAAGAGAAGCCACTTAGTGATGGAGAATTCGTAAAAAGTTGCTTGGGTATATTCACTGATTTCACCTGTCCTGAAAAAAACAGTTATTGCAACAAACCAGTTTGTCTCGTTTTACTGTGGCACGCAGAATTAACCAGCTTTCGGATAACATTGATGAGACTTTGAAAGAACGAATACAGAGATGCACATCATATAGCTTGGCTATTGATAAAAGTACAGATGTTAATGACACTGCCAAATTGGTTGTTTTCATACGAGGCATCACAgataattttgaaataattgaagAATTTTTAGACATGGCCAGTATGTCTTCAAGAACCACTGGACAAGACATTTGCGACCAAGTAATGAAGCTGATGGATAAGTTTGAACTGGACCCTTCTAGGCTCGCTGGCCTAACAACTGATGGGGCGCCTTCAATGATAAAGAAAATTAATGGATTCACCAAGAAATTCTTAGATGCCATAGGTCCGCCAGAGCTTGTGGTGAATCACTGTATTATACATCAGGATAATTTATGCACAAAAATTCTTGGTTTTACTGATGTGATGAAAAGTGTGGTTAAATTTGTGAACTAAATTCGTGCTCAAGGACTCAATTATTGCCAATTCAAGGCATTTTTAGAAGAACTCGATTCAGATTACCCAGATGTTGTGTACTTCTCTGCAGTGCGTTGGTTGAGCCGAGCTAGTACGATAATAAGATTTTGGAATCTGAGAAAGGAGATTATGACTTTCATGGTTAATAAGCAGCAGGATGTTGCTTGTTTAACTGTTGACTCGTTAAATGACCTTGCCTTTCTAACTGACATCACACAACATCTTTCAGATTTAAATGTTAAACTACAAGGCAAATTTCAGTTGGTAAACAAGATGTTTGAACACATATGTTCCTTTGAAAAGAAGTTTCAACTGTTTCGGAATCAACTGAGTAAAACACAACTTACTCATTTTCCTTGTTTAGCAGTCAGAAAAGCAGAACTGCCAGGAGTAGATTGCTCCAAATATACTGAACAACTTGACAAGTTGCATTCCAAATTTTTCACAAGGTTTGCTGATTTTAGGAAATGTGAACCTAAGTTCAAACTATTTTCTCAGCCTTTTGATATAGTACCTGAAGACAGTCCTGACCGCTATCAAACGGGGATGATAG
The sequence above is drawn from the Watersipora subatra chromosome 5, tzWatSuba1.1, whole genome shotgun sequence genome and encodes:
- the LOC137397398 gene encoding general transcription factor II-I repeat domain-containing protein 2A-like translates to MSATEKRKVDVEGKVFNKDWSSKYFVVEPNKGVICVICQATIAVLKEYNIKRHYTSIHSASYDTLLAQYRLDKLEQMTAAIKKQQGMFTSYKKESELVTKLGFKVCELLAEKEKPLSDGEFLSDNIDETLKERIQRCTSYSLAIDKSTDVNDTAKLVVFIRGITDNFEIIEEFLDMASMSSRTTGQDICDQVMKLMDKFELDPSRLAGLTTDGAPSMIKKINGFTKKFLDAIGPPELVVNHCIIHQDNLCTKILGFTDVMKSVVKFVN